In Desulfosediminicola ganghwensis, a single window of DNA contains:
- the metC gene encoding cystathionine beta-lyase produces MHYKYGYRFSGTRIFFYGGRELNEITRVIAADLKDDEADYPSPRMINPQLHTGSTVLFESCQDLLAAGRGGYSGITYGTERLPVQRKFENALADMEGGALCRAFQSGISAITNTLLAFTRSGDHILVCENVYGPTSAFCREVLSRYGVTTTFVPAAVGQDIDQWLTAETRLIFLESPGSNTFEIQDIQAVVEIAREKGIVTIIDNTWATPLFLKPLELGVDVSIHSVTKYISGHSDVLLGAVTVNGRYADVLDRFYRVMELFASPQDCYLALRGLKTLGVRMRQHQESGLAVGVWLEQNDLVEKVIHPALESHPQHKLWKKDFTGAAGLFSFVFKENYSEEQVCDFVNALKLFGIGFSWGGYKSLVTVGRYRRESGEACEGKVLVRLNVGLEEVDDLIADLQQAFLMLA; encoded by the coding sequence ATGCATTATAAATACGGGTATCGGTTTTCCGGTACCCGTATATTTTTTTACGGAGGTAGAGAATTGAACGAGATAACCAGGGTGATTGCTGCAGATCTTAAGGATGACGAGGCTGACTACCCGTCACCCCGCATGATCAACCCGCAGTTACATACGGGCTCAACAGTACTGTTTGAAAGCTGCCAGGACCTGCTGGCTGCAGGCAGGGGTGGGTATAGCGGTATCACGTACGGGACGGAGCGCCTTCCTGTTCAGCGGAAATTTGAAAATGCACTGGCCGACATGGAAGGTGGGGCGCTGTGTCGAGCCTTTCAATCCGGAATAAGCGCGATTACCAATACTCTGCTGGCTTTTACCAGGAGCGGGGATCATATTCTGGTTTGTGAAAATGTTTATGGGCCAACATCTGCTTTCTGCCGGGAAGTCCTCTCGCGTTACGGAGTTACAACTACATTTGTGCCGGCGGCAGTTGGCCAGGATATTGATCAATGGCTGACAGCTGAAACACGATTGATATTCTTGGAATCACCCGGCTCAAATACTTTTGAAATTCAGGATATTCAGGCTGTTGTGGAAATCGCCCGTGAGAAAGGAATCGTGACCATTATCGATAATACCTGGGCGACGCCGCTTTTTCTCAAACCGCTTGAACTTGGGGTCGATGTGTCAATACACTCGGTGACCAAATATATCTCAGGTCACTCCGACGTCTTATTGGGGGCAGTGACTGTCAATGGGCGCTATGCAGATGTGCTGGATAGGTTTTATAGGGTGATGGAGTTGTTTGCGTCACCGCAGGATTGCTATCTTGCATTACGTGGGTTGAAGACCCTTGGGGTGCGAATGCGGCAGCATCAGGAATCTGGTCTGGCTGTGGGTGTATGGCTTGAACAAAACGACTTGGTCGAAAAAGTTATTCACCCGGCTCTTGAGTCTCATCCGCAGCATAAATTATGGAAAAAGGACTTTACCGGAGCTGCCGGTCTGTTTTCTTTCGTGTTTAAAGAAAACTACAGCGAAGAGCAGGTCTGTGATTTTGTAAATGCACTGAAACTATTTGGCATTGGGTTTAGCTGGGGTGGATATAAGAGTCTCGTGACTGTTGGCAGGTACCGGCGTGAGTCCGGTGAAGCCTGTGAGGGCAAGGTGCTGGTGCGGTTGAATGTCGGTCTTGAAGAGGTTGACGACCTGATAGCGGATCTTCAACAGGCTTTCCTTATGTTGGCGTAA
- a CDS encoding TRAP transporter substrate-binding protein, which yields MKRTIAVILSVFFVMMGSQAAFAAKKVNWRLVTHSMPGTEQQRIAENFAETVETLSQGSFKIKVFPAGVLFPVFETFDSLRNGMVNAGMVYSAYWPGKDPLFSFTTQPGSPLSTYAEGAYLVEKLDPWFTKLYAKHGMTYLGHAMVSPLYEQLMSVVPIDSVDKIKGLRIRTSGIGGQYYKALGATTVSLSAPDIYTALQTSSIEAAEWTFWDENMRMGFHEVASYVLDPALQNGTCEYFPLVVNTASWEKLSQENKEIVLAARDRMRYLSAMVYNKEIIAREKWKSLPNVTVVKWSDEDQAKARAVGHKVVREAAEKSPEGQEFLKIYSSALWELGYKEDAKELGYTE from the coding sequence ATGAAAAGAACGATTGCAGTTATCCTGTCAGTATTTTTTGTAATGATGGGGTCACAGGCAGCTTTCGCTGCAAAAAAGGTTAACTGGAGACTGGTAACTCACTCTATGCCTGGTACTGAGCAACAGAGGATTGCCGAAAATTTTGCGGAAACAGTTGAAACCCTTTCACAGGGCAGCTTCAAGATCAAGGTTTTCCCTGCAGGCGTACTGTTCCCTGTTTTTGAAACCTTTGACAGCCTTCGCAACGGTATGGTTAATGCCGGCATGGTATACAGTGCATACTGGCCAGGGAAGGATCCGCTGTTCAGCTTTACCACCCAGCCGGGCTCACCACTCAGCACCTATGCAGAAGGCGCCTATCTTGTTGAAAAACTCGATCCTTGGTTCACCAAGCTGTATGCAAAGCACGGTATGACCTATCTTGGCCATGCCATGGTAAGCCCGCTCTACGAGCAGCTCATGTCTGTAGTTCCAATTGATTCTGTTGATAAAATAAAAGGCTTACGTATCCGTACCTCTGGTATTGGTGGTCAATACTATAAAGCATTAGGTGCAACCACTGTTTCCCTTTCAGCACCTGATATCTACACCGCTCTTCAAACCAGCAGTATTGAAGCTGCAGAATGGACCTTCTGGGATGAGAACATGCGTATGGGCTTTCATGAGGTAGCGTCCTACGTATTAGATCCAGCACTTCAGAACGGTACCTGTGAATACTTCCCACTCGTTGTTAATACTGCCAGCTGGGAAAAGCTCTCTCAAGAGAATAAAGAGATCGTACTGGCAGCAAGAGATCGTATGCGTTATCTCTCAGCAATGGTTTACAATAAAGAAATTATTGCCCGTGAAAAGTGGAAATCTCTGCCAAATGTTACTGTTGTAAAGTGGTCTGATGAAGATCAGGCTAAAGCTCGTGCAGTAGGACACAAGGTTGTTCGCGAAGCCGCTGAAAAATCACCTGAGGGTCAGGAGTTCCTCAAGATCTACAGCTCCGCTCTCTGGGAACTTGGCTATAAAGAAGATGCCAAGGAGTTAGGTTACACCGAGTAA